In Sedimenticola thiotaurini, the following proteins share a genomic window:
- a CDS encoding DUF1840 domain-containing protein, translating into MLVTFSCPAYADITLFGDVALRLLKMMGHSGAVPSALLADDVPAALARLEAAIEVERQSEKGTAKPAGEDDEEPVISLAQRALPLIELLKAAVNDKCNVMWRSGT; encoded by the coding sequence ATGTTAGTAACCTTCAGCTGTCCCGCCTATGCGGATATTACCCTGTTTGGCGATGTCGCCCTGCGCCTTCTGAAAATGATGGGGCACAGCGGCGCCGTACCCAGTGCACTGCTTGCCGATGATGTTCCGGCGGCACTGGCGCGGCTGGAGGCAGCCATTGAAGTCGAGAGACAGTCTGAAAAAGGGACTGCCAAACCTGCCGGAGAGGATGACGAAGAGCCGGTTATCAGCCTCGCCCAGCGCGCTCTGCCGTTGATTGAGTTGCTCAAGGCAGCGGTCAATGATAAATGTAACGTGATGTGGAGAAGTGGGACTTAA
- a CDS encoding acetyl-CoA hydrolase/transferase family protein: protein MTSSDRIRSATFRSKIMSADEAAALIASGENVGMSGFTGAGYPKAVPSALARRIETANAAGQRFRIGVWTGASTAPELDGALAEVDGVHMRLPYQSDPTCRKRINAGEMEYMDIHLSHVAQTVWSGFLGKLDVAVVEVAGITEDGRLIPSSSVGNNKTWIEQADRVILEVNSWQSEALEGMHDIYYGTDLPPNRKPIPLVRTTDRIGEPYFRIDPAKVAALVETHASDRNSAFTPPDEASCRIAGHILEFLEHEVHKGRLPKNLLPLQSGVGNIANAVLSGLNDGPFEGLTAYTEVLQDGMLDLIKSGKLSCASATAFSLSPDALTELNADLARYRDRIILRPQEISNHPEVIRRLGVIAMNGMLEADIYGNVNSTHLMGSQIMNGIGGSGDFARNAYISIFMTPSVAKDGAISCLVPMVSHVDHTKHDVQVLVTEQGLADLRGLSPKQRAKVTIDKCAHPDYRDALRDYYQDALVRAHGKQTPHILEEALAWHVRYLRQGTMK from the coding sequence ATGACCTCATCTGATCGCATCCGAAGTGCGACATTCCGCAGTAAAATCATGTCGGCCGACGAGGCCGCCGCGCTCATTGCCTCGGGTGAGAACGTGGGTATGAGCGGCTTCACCGGAGCCGGCTATCCCAAGGCCGTGCCCAGCGCCCTGGCGCGCCGCATTGAGACAGCCAACGCAGCCGGCCAGCGTTTCCGTATCGGCGTGTGGACCGGCGCCTCCACCGCCCCCGAGCTGGACGGCGCGCTGGCCGAGGTGGACGGCGTCCATATGCGCCTGCCCTACCAGTCCGATCCCACCTGCCGCAAGCGTATCAACGCCGGCGAGATGGAGTACATGGACATCCACCTCTCCCACGTGGCCCAGACCGTGTGGTCCGGATTCCTCGGCAAGCTCGACGTGGCCGTGGTGGAAGTGGCGGGTATCACCGAAGATGGACGGCTGATCCCCTCCTCCTCGGTGGGCAACAACAAAACCTGGATCGAACAGGCCGACCGGGTGATCCTCGAGGTCAACAGCTGGCAGAGCGAAGCGCTGGAGGGTATGCACGATATCTACTACGGCACCGACCTGCCGCCCAACCGCAAGCCGATCCCGCTGGTGCGCACCACCGACCGTATCGGTGAGCCCTACTTCCGTATCGACCCGGCTAAAGTGGCGGCGTTGGTGGAGACCCATGCCTCCGACCGCAACTCCGCCTTTACCCCGCCGGATGAGGCGTCCTGCCGGATCGCCGGCCATATCCTGGAGTTTCTCGAACACGAGGTGCACAAAGGTCGCCTGCCGAAAAATCTACTGCCCCTGCAGTCCGGGGTGGGTAACATCGCCAACGCCGTGCTCAGCGGTCTCAACGACGGCCCCTTCGAAGGGCTGACTGCCTACACCGAGGTGCTGCAGGACGGCATGCTCGACCTGATCAAGTCCGGCAAACTCAGCTGCGCCTCGGCCACCGCCTTTTCGCTCAGCCCGGACGCGCTGACCGAACTCAACGCCGACCTGGCCCGCTACCGCGACCGCATCATCCTGCGTCCACAGGAGATCAGCAACCATCCGGAGGTGATCCGCCGCCTGGGCGTGATTGCCATGAACGGCATGCTGGAAGCCGACATCTACGGTAACGTCAACTCCACCCACCTGATGGGCAGCCAGATCATGAACGGTATTGGCGGCTCGGGTGACTTCGCCCGCAACGCCTACATCTCCATCTTCATGACCCCCTCGGTGGCGAAAGATGGCGCCATCTCCTGCCTGGTGCCGATGGTCTCCCACGTGGATCACACCAAGCACGATGTACAGGTCCTGGTCACCGAACAGGGGCTGGCCGATCTGCGCGGTCTGTCGCCGAAACAGCGCGCCAAGGTGACCATCGACAAGTGCGCCCATCCCGATTACAGGGATGCCCTCAGGGACTACTACCAGGACGCCCTGGTGCGCGCCCACGGGAAGCAGACCCCACACATTCTGGAAGAGGCCCTGGCCTGGCATGTTCGCTACCTGCGACAGGGCACCATGAAGTGA
- a CDS encoding NYN domain-containing protein, which yields MGTKQNTQSMALYCDFENVALGVRDAKYAAFDIQKVLERLLLKGNIVVKKAYCDWERYKEFKVAMHEASFEMIEIPHVRQSGKNSADIRMVVDALDLCYTKSHVDTFVIISGDSDFSALVSKLRENNKVVIGVGVKNSTSDLLTSNCDEFIYYDDLVRETDKTHKAKRKPSTKTKTKTSDPTGEEKKQSAIDQMMETLGDLFEERGDEEKVWGSMVKQALKRRKPGFSERYHGFRNFGELLEEAQKRKLIELELDDKSGGYIIKSYAHEA from the coding sequence ATGGGTACAAAACAGAACACCCAGAGCATGGCTCTGTACTGTGACTTTGAAAATGTCGCGCTCGGTGTGCGGGACGCAAAATATGCCGCTTTCGATATTCAGAAGGTGCTGGAGCGGCTGCTGCTCAAGGGCAATATCGTGGTCAAGAAGGCCTATTGCGACTGGGAACGCTACAAAGAGTTCAAGGTCGCGATGCATGAGGCCTCTTTTGAGATGATAGAGATCCCCCACGTGCGCCAGTCAGGCAAGAACTCGGCAGATATCCGCATGGTGGTGGACGCGCTGGATCTCTGTTACACCAAGTCCCATGTGGATACCTTCGTTATTATCAGCGGTGACTCGGACTTTTCCGCCCTGGTCAGCAAACTGAGAGAAAATAACAAGGTGGTCATTGGCGTCGGCGTGAAGAACTCCACTTCGGATCTGCTGACTTCCAACTGCGATGAGTTCATCTACTACGATGACCTGGTGCGGGAGACGGACAAAACGCACAAGGCGAAGCGCAAGCCGAGCACTAAAACCAAGACCAAAACCAGTGATCCGACCGGAGAAGAGAAAAAACAGAGTGCCATCGACCAGATGATGGAGACCCTGGGGGACCTGTTCGAGGAGCGCGGTGACGAGGAGAAGGTCTGGGGCTCCATGGTCAAGCAGGCGCTGAAACGTCGCAAGCCCGGCTTCAGTGAGCGTTACCACGGTTTTCGCAACTTTGGTGAACTGCTGGAGGAGGCGCAGAAGCGCAAGTTGATCGAACTGGAGCTCGACGATAAGTCCGGTGGTTATATCATCAAGAGCTACGCCCACGAAGCGTAG